From a single Bemisia tabaci chromosome 10, PGI_BMITA_v3 genomic region:
- the LOC140225562 gene encoding probable nuclear hormone receptor HR3, translated as MFRKQQDISKLIYYKGLSHEELWLECAQKLTTVIQQIIEFAKMVPGFMKLSQDDQIVLLKAGSFELAVIRMSRYYDLSQNCVLYADTLLPQDAFYTQDTLEMKLVNLAFEVARSIAELKLTETELALYSAVVLLSHDRPGLKGLAEISRLGQAVSKALRLELDRNHGPIKGDVTVYDALLAKVPSLRELSMLHMEALAKFKRSAPHLEFPALHKELFSVDS; from the exons TCTCACGAAGAGCTATGGCTTGAATGTGCTCAAAAGTTAACAACTGTTATACAACAAATTATAGAATTTGCCAAAATGGTTCCCGGGTTTATGAAGCTGTCTCAAGACGATCAAATCGTTCTGCTCAAAGCAG GAAGTTTTGAGTTGGCTGTGATAAGGATGTCGCGGTATTATGATCTATCGCAAAACTGTGTGCTGTATGCGGACACTCTTCTACCGCAGGATGCTTTCTACACACAGGACACTCTAGAAATGAAACTAGTTAATTTAGCATTTGAAGTAGCACGAAGTATTGCCGAATTAAAGCTAACAGAGACAGAACTTGCCCTGTATTCTGCGGTCGTTTTACTATCACACG ATCGGCCAGGACTGAAAGGGTTAGCTGAAATCAGTAGGCTGGGTCAAGCTGTATCGAAAGCTTTAAGACTGGAGCTCGACAGAAACCATGGACCCATCAAAGGGGATGTTACTGTTTACGATGCCCTGCTCGCCAAAGTCCCCAGTTTAAG AGAACTGAGTATGCTCCATATGGAAGCGTTAGCTAAATTCAAACGCTCAGCGCCACATCTCGAGTTTCCTGCCCTGCATAAAGAGTTGTTCTCGGTTGATAGCTGA